In Bradyrhizobium guangxiense, the following are encoded in one genomic region:
- a CDS encoding NAD(P)/FAD-dependent oxidoreductase, with product MAANPHRVVIVGAGFGGLETTYRLAGAPGEITLIDRRNHHLFQPLLYQVATASLATSEIAWPIRHLMRDRPEVTTLFATINGVDAARRCVLIDDGSEVPYDTLVLATGARHAYFGHDEWEAWAPGLKTLEDATTLRRHILVAFERAERETDPARRAARLTFVIVGAGPTGVELAGTIAEMAHHTLPGDFRNIDTHKARVVLIEAGPRVLAGFPDDLSAYAQASLEKIGVEVVLGQAVTEINREGVVFGGKLLEAKTRIWAAGVRASPAAEWLGAPSDRAGRVQVEADLTIPGHPEIFAIGDTISINAWDGKPVPGIAPAAKQQGKYVAATIKARLRGAATGPFRYRHAGSLAQIGKRLAVIDFGRFKLRGAIAWWIWGIAHIYFLIGLRHRLSVALSWLWIYARDQRAARLITQGSSKVV from the coding sequence ATGGCCGCAAATCCCCATCGCGTCGTCATTGTCGGCGCCGGCTTCGGCGGGCTGGAGACGACCTACCGGCTCGCGGGCGCCCCGGGCGAGATCACGCTGATCGACCGCCGCAACCACCATCTGTTTCAGCCGCTGCTCTACCAGGTCGCGACCGCCTCGCTCGCCACCAGCGAGATCGCCTGGCCGATCCGCCACCTCATGCGAGACCGGCCCGAGGTGACGACGCTGTTTGCCACTATCAACGGGGTCGACGCGGCGCGTCGCTGCGTGCTGATCGACGACGGCAGCGAGGTGCCCTACGACACGCTGGTGCTCGCGACCGGCGCGCGTCACGCCTATTTCGGTCACGATGAATGGGAGGCATGGGCGCCGGGCCTGAAGACGCTTGAGGATGCGACCACTTTGCGCCGGCACATCCTGGTGGCATTCGAGCGCGCCGAGCGCGAGACCGACCCGGCAAGGCGCGCAGCGCGGCTGACCTTCGTCATCGTCGGCGCCGGTCCGACCGGCGTCGAGCTCGCCGGCACCATCGCCGAGATGGCGCATCACACTTTGCCCGGCGACTTCCGCAACATCGACACTCACAAGGCACGCGTCGTGTTGATCGAAGCGGGACCGCGCGTGCTCGCAGGCTTCCCGGACGATCTCTCGGCCTATGCCCAGGCCTCGCTGGAAAAGATCGGCGTGGAGGTTGTGCTGGGACAGGCCGTCACCGAGATCAATCGCGAGGGCGTGGTGTTCGGCGGCAAGCTGCTCGAAGCCAAGACGCGAATCTGGGCCGCCGGCGTCCGCGCCTCGCCTGCCGCCGAATGGCTGGGTGCGCCGAGCGACCGCGCCGGACGCGTGCAGGTCGAGGCTGACCTCACCATTCCAGGCCATCCCGAGATCTTCGCGATCGGCGACACCATCAGCATCAACGCCTGGGACGGCAAGCCGGTGCCGGGCATCGCGCCGGCCGCGAAGCAGCAGGGGAAATACGTCGCCGCAACCATCAAGGCCCGCCTGCGCGGAGCCGCGACAGGCCCCTTCCGCTATAGACACGCCGGCAGCCTCGCCCAGATCGGCAAGCGGCTCGCGGTCATCGACTTCGGCCGCTTCAAGCTGCGCGGCGCGATCGCATGGTGGATCTGGGGCATCGCTCACATCTACTTCCTGATCGGCCTCCGCCACCGCCTCAGCGTCGCTCTTAGCTGGCTCTGGATCTACGCGCGCGATCAGCGCGCGGCGCGGTTGATCACGCAGGGAAGCAGCAAGGTGGTGTAG
- a CDS encoding feruloyl-CoA synthase → MTVAPRGDVADLFATPRTVAEHRADGSIVLRSPERLRDGARCVGDWLEQWARQTPDAIFLAERGHVDAPWTTVTYAQALRQVRAAASWILAQGLSGERPLAILSDNSIDHALLALAAQHVGVPSAAISPAYSLMSRDFEKLKSMITLLEPGAIYVSATGPFAAALAAIAPLHRAQIISGNEDDAGALAFGTIAATPESSDVAKAFASVTPDTIAKLLFTSGSTGTPKAVINTQRMLTSSQQAKAQTWTFLQPGRGDLVILDWLPWSHTFGANHNFNLVLRNGGSLYIDGGKPAPGLFATSLANLKSVLPTVYFNVPRGFDMLIAALRGDEELCRRFFSEVKFAFYAGAALPQNLWDALEELSLKTVGRALPMVSAWGSTETSPLATDCHFLAERSGNIGVPIPGTELKLVTSGDKLEVRVRGPNVTPGYWKAPELTRQAFDEEGFYRIGDAVKLADLARPERGLFFDGRVAEDFKLNSGTWVSVGTLRVAGIAALAPLAQDIVVSGHGGDEVRFLVFPNIAACRALAGLGETADVNEVLAHDKVRTAIAQGLAKLKQQAANSSGHATRALLLAEPPSVDGGEITDKGYVNQRAVLTRRAEAVARLNDDASREWIGL, encoded by the coding sequence ATGACAGTCGCCCCACGCGGTGACGTTGCAGACCTGTTCGCAACGCCCAGGACCGTCGCGGAGCATCGCGCCGACGGCAGCATCGTGCTGCGCTCGCCCGAACGCTTGCGCGATGGCGCGCGTTGCGTCGGCGACTGGCTGGAGCAATGGGCGCGGCAAACGCCGGACGCGATCTTCCTTGCCGAGCGCGGCCATGTCGACGCGCCGTGGACCACGGTCACCTATGCGCAGGCGCTGCGCCAGGTGCGTGCGGCGGCATCCTGGATCCTGGCGCAGGGGCTCAGTGGCGAGCGCCCGCTCGCGATCCTCTCCGACAACAGCATCGACCACGCGCTGCTCGCGCTCGCCGCCCAGCATGTCGGCGTGCCGTCGGCCGCGATCTCGCCGGCCTATTCGCTGATGTCCAGGGATTTCGAGAAGCTCAAGAGCATGATCACGCTGCTGGAGCCGGGCGCGATCTACGTCTCTGCGACTGGGCCGTTCGCCGCGGCGTTGGCCGCCATCGCGCCGCTGCACCGGGCGCAGATCATCAGCGGCAATGAGGATGACGCCGGCGCGCTCGCCTTCGGCACGATCGCGGCAACGCCGGAGAGCAGCGACGTCGCAAAAGCGTTCGCTTCGGTGACGCCGGACACGATCGCAAAATTGCTGTTCACCTCAGGTTCGACCGGCACGCCGAAAGCGGTCATCAACACCCAGCGCATGCTGACCTCGAGCCAGCAGGCCAAGGCACAGACCTGGACCTTCCTGCAGCCGGGCCGTGGCGATCTCGTCATTCTCGACTGGCTGCCCTGGAGTCACACTTTCGGCGCCAACCACAATTTCAACCTCGTGCTGCGCAACGGCGGCTCGCTCTATATCGACGGCGGCAAACCCGCGCCCGGCCTGTTTGCGACGTCACTCGCCAATCTGAAAAGCGTGCTGCCGACGGTCTATTTCAACGTGCCGCGCGGCTTCGACATGCTGATCGCGGCGCTGCGCGGCGACGAGGAGTTGTGCCGCCGCTTCTTCAGCGAGGTGAAATTCGCCTTCTATGCCGGCGCGGCATTGCCGCAGAATCTCTGGGACGCGCTCGAGGAGCTCTCGCTCAAGACCGTCGGCCGCGCGTTGCCGATGGTGTCGGCCTGGGGTTCGACGGAAACCTCGCCGCTGGCGACCGACTGCCATTTCCTCGCCGAACGCTCCGGCAATATCGGCGTGCCCATTCCCGGCACCGAATTGAAGCTCGTCACCTCCGGCGACAAGTTGGAGGTGCGCGTGCGGGGTCCGAACGTCACGCCGGGCTATTGGAAGGCGCCTGAGCTGACCAGACAGGCCTTCGACGAGGAGGGCTTCTATCGGATCGGCGATGCCGTCAAGCTTGCCGATCTCGCGCGGCCGGAGCGCGGCCTGTTCTTCGACGGCCGCGTTGCCGAGGACTTCAAGCTCAATTCCGGCACCTGGGTCAGCGTCGGCACGCTGCGCGTCGCCGGCATTGCCGCGCTCGCGCCGCTGGCGCAGGACATCGTCGTGTCAGGCCACGGCGGTGACGAGGTTCGTTTCCTGGTGTTTCCGAATATCGCGGCCTGCCGTGCCCTTGCCGGTCTGGGCGAGACGGCCGATGTGAATGAGGTGCTCGCGCATGACAAGGTCAGGACCGCGATCGCGCAGGGACTGGCGAAACTGAAGCAGCAGGCCGCCAATTCCTCCGGCCATGCCACGCGCGCGCTGCTGCTCGCAGAGCCGCCATCGGTCGACGGCGGCGAGATCACCGACAAGGGCTACGTCAACCAGCGCGCCGTGCTGACGCGTCGCGCGGAGGCGGTGGCGCGGTTGAATGATGATGCGTCGCGAGAGTGGATCGGGTTGTAG
- a CDS encoding MarR family winged helix-turn-helix transcriptional regulator codes for MTTNAARAELRPRKRAGNGAVPRDLADEIGLDVLVGHAGYAVRRFQIWIFQDFIKTLGEVDIKPTQYSVLTVIGANPGLSQMAVAKRLGIERARLVHLLDSLEQRRLVKRVKSKADRRSHALHLTTQGATALTKFKRLAAEHERHVEAKIGRDNRAQLLRILAGFT; via the coding sequence GTGACAACCAACGCAGCTCGAGCCGAACTTCGCCCACGCAAGCGTGCCGGCAACGGCGCTGTACCTCGCGATCTCGCCGACGAGATCGGCCTCGACGTCCTGGTCGGGCATGCCGGCTACGCGGTGCGGCGCTTCCAGATCTGGATTTTCCAGGACTTCATCAAGACGCTCGGCGAGGTCGACATCAAGCCGACGCAATATTCGGTGCTGACCGTGATCGGCGCCAATCCAGGCCTGTCGCAGATGGCGGTGGCGAAGCGCCTCGGCATCGAGCGCGCCCGGCTGGTGCATCTGCTCGACAGCCTCGAGCAGCGCAGGCTCGTCAAGCGGGTCAAGTCGAAGGCGGACCGGCGCTCGCATGCGCTCCACCTCACCACGCAGGGCGCCACCGCGCTGACGAAGTTCAAGCGGCTCGCCGCCGAGCATGAGCGGCATGTCGAGGCGAAGATCGGCAGGGACAACCGGGCGCAGCTGCTCCGGATCCTGGCTGGCTTCACCTGA
- the atzF gene encoding allophanate hydrolase, which yields MGAEPETIAAIVAAHRAGTLTPAQTVARTYQRIRDHNDPAIFISLRDERDAVAEAEKLAARADAASLPLYGVPVAVKDNIDTLGFPTTAACPAFSYMPTHDSTAVARLRAAGAIIIGKTNLDQFATGLVGVRSPYGIPRNSIREDLIPGGSSSGSAVAVGAGLVPLTLGTDTAGSGRVPAMLNNIVGLKPSLGMISTAGLVPACRTLDCISIFALTVDDAALALSVMAGPDQADPFSRDRRLRPLTQFPANLRLGVPRNGQLIFFGDKKAEAAYADALKRWTALGAKLVEFDLEPFYETARLLYEGPWVAERYLVIKDLLASAPDTIHPVTREITAAGARLTAADTFSALYRLQGLRKIAERTFANIDALVLPTAPTAYTTAQVLANPIELNSRLGTYTNFVNLLDLCGLALPASMRADGIPFGITLLAPAGRDEMLASIGRVFHAETKLSLGAKGVVEAPLAPLPASSGDEIPIAVVGAHLSGMTLNGELTALSGKLIEATKTAPDYKLYALQTTPPKPGLLRVAAGKGASIELEIWSLSPSAFGKFVDAIPAPMAIGTVRLADGRSVKGFLVEPEVLSEARDITAYGGWRAYMKEAATK from the coding sequence ATGGGGGCTGAGCCTGAAACGATCGCCGCGATTGTGGCCGCGCATCGCGCGGGCACGCTGACGCCGGCGCAGACGGTCGCGCGGACCTATCAGCGCATCCGCGACCACAACGATCCCGCCATTTTCATCAGCCTGCGCGACGAGAGGGACGCGGTCGCGGAGGCCGAAAAGCTTGCCGCGCGCGCGGATGCGGCCAGCCTGCCGCTCTACGGCGTGCCGGTCGCGGTGAAGGACAATATCGACACGCTCGGCTTTCCGACCACGGCGGCCTGCCCGGCCTTCTCCTATATGCCGACGCATGACTCGACTGCGGTGGCGCGGCTGCGCGCGGCCGGCGCCATCATCATCGGCAAGACCAATCTCGACCAGTTCGCAACCGGCCTCGTCGGCGTGCGCTCGCCTTACGGCATCCCCCGGAATTCGATCCGCGAGGATCTCATTCCCGGTGGATCGAGCTCGGGCTCCGCGGTCGCGGTCGGTGCGGGCCTCGTGCCGCTGACGCTGGGAACTGATACTGCCGGCTCAGGCCGCGTGCCGGCGATGCTCAACAACATCGTCGGGCTGAAGCCGAGCCTCGGCATGATCTCGACCGCTGGGCTCGTGCCGGCCTGTCGCACGCTCGACTGCATCTCGATCTTCGCCCTGACGGTCGACGACGCCGCGCTGGCGCTCTCGGTGATGGCGGGGCCGGACCAGGCCGATCCGTTCTCGCGCGACCGGCGGCTGCGCCCACTGACACAGTTCCCCGCAAATTTGCGCCTCGGCGTGCCGCGCAACGGGCAGCTGATCTTCTTCGGCGACAAGAAGGCGGAAGCTGCCTACGCCGATGCACTGAAGCGCTGGACCGCGCTCGGCGCCAAGCTGGTCGAGTTCGACCTCGAGCCATTCTACGAGACAGCGCGGCTGCTCTATGAGGGCCCGTGGGTCGCCGAGCGCTATCTCGTGATCAAGGACCTGCTGGCGTCGGCACCCGATACGATCCACCCCGTGACCCGCGAGATCACCGCGGCCGGCGCGCGGCTCACGGCGGCGGACACCTTCTCCGCACTCTATCGGCTGCAAGGCCTGCGCAAGATCGCCGAGCGCACCTTTGCCAATATCGACGCGCTGGTGCTGCCGACCGCGCCGACGGCCTATACGACCGCGCAGGTGCTCGCCAATCCGATCGAGCTCAACAGCCGCCTCGGCACCTACACCAATTTCGTCAACCTGCTCGACCTCTGCGGCCTGGCGCTGCCGGCGTCGATGCGCGCCGACGGCATTCCGTTCGGCATCACGCTGCTGGCGCCCGCGGGGCGCGATGAGATGCTCGCCAGCATCGGCCGCGTCTTCCATGCGGAGACCAAGCTGAGCCTCGGCGCGAAGGGTGTGGTGGAGGCTCCGCTCGCGCCGCTGCCGGCCAGCAGCGGCGACGAGATTCCGATCGCCGTAGTCGGCGCGCATCTCTCCGGCATGACGTTGAACGGTGAGTTGACGGCGCTGAGCGGAAAGCTGATCGAGGCGACGAAAACTGCGCCGGACTACAAGCTCTATGCGCTTCAGACCACACCGCCGAAGCCGGGCCTGCTGCGCGTCGCAGCCGGCAAGGGCGCGTCGATCGAGCTGGAGATCTGGTCACTGTCGCCGTCCGCCTTCGGCAAGTTCGTCGACGCCATTCCCGCGCCGATGGCGATCGGCACGGTGCGCCTTGCCGATGGCCGCAGCGTCAAGGGCTTTCTCGTCGAGCCGGAAGTGCTGAGCGAGGCGCGCGACATCACGGCGTATGGCGGCTGGCGCGCATATATGAAGGAAGCAGCAACAAAGTAG
- a CDS encoding GntR family transcriptional regulator, producing MTLDDLPPGTLPAEPVVPRVDRAQPSLHKVTRAEELRLQLADEIVRGTLAPGAPLDETDIARRFSVSRTPVREALRQLVASGLVEARPHRGAVVARPSVERLKSMFEAMAELEALCAGLAAERMAASERHGLEAIHEELRVLSYAGNPERFHEVNERFHNAIYAGSQNGYIAEITLATRVRVQPFRRAQFRNLGRLAKSQAEHDRVVVAIMRGDKQGAAAAMRAHIELVRGEYEIYAVSV from the coding sequence ATGACGCTTGACGATCTTCCGCCCGGGACGCTGCCGGCCGAGCCGGTGGTGCCACGGGTCGACCGGGCGCAGCCCAGCCTGCACAAGGTCACGCGCGCCGAGGAGCTGCGGCTTCAGCTCGCCGACGAGATCGTGCGTGGGACTCTCGCCCCCGGTGCGCCGCTGGACGAGACCGACATTGCGCGGCGCTTCAGCGTGTCGCGGACCCCGGTGCGCGAAGCGCTGCGGCAATTGGTGGCGAGCGGTCTGGTCGAGGCGCGGCCCCATCGCGGTGCCGTGGTGGCGCGGCCATCGGTCGAGCGGCTCAAGAGCATGTTCGAGGCGATGGCCGAGCTCGAGGCGCTGTGCGCCGGGCTCGCCGCCGAGCGCATGGCAGCTAGCGAGCGGCACGGCCTCGAAGCGATCCACGAAGAGCTGCGGGTGCTGAGCTACGCCGGCAACCCCGAGCGCTTCCACGAGGTCAACGAGCGCTTTCACAACGCGATCTATGCCGGTTCGCAGAACGGCTATATCGCCGAGATCACGCTGGCGACGCGCGTGCGCGTGCAGCCGTTCCGCCGCGCCCAGTTCCGCAACCTCGGCCGTCTCGCCAAGTCGCAAGCCGAGCACGACCGCGTCGTCGTCGCCATTATGCGCGGCGACAAGCAGGGCGCAGCGGCGGCGATGCGCGCGCATATCGAGCTGGTGCGCGGGGAGTACGAGATCTACGCGGTGTCGGTCTAG
- the hpxZ gene encoding oxalurate catabolism protein HpxZ, protein MEIDLPEVIAEVKAAFDRYEQALVSNDVAMLGELFRNDPRTLRYGIGENLYGYQAISGFRAARSPVGLNRRTARTVISSYGRDTAVASTLFYRDTAPGKVGRQMQTWIRFPEGWRVVAAHVSIIDEPKET, encoded by the coding sequence ATGGAGATCGATCTCCCTGAGGTGATCGCGGAAGTCAAAGCCGCGTTCGATCGTTATGAGCAGGCCCTCGTCAGCAACGACGTCGCCATGCTCGGCGAGCTCTTCCGCAACGATCCCCGCACGCTGCGCTATGGCATCGGCGAGAACCTCTACGGCTATCAGGCGATCAGCGGCTTCCGTGCCGCGCGCTCGCCGGTCGGCCTCAACCGTCGCACCGCCAGGACGGTGATCTCGAGCTATGGCCGCGACACGGCCGTGGCCTCCACCCTGTTCTATCGCGACACGGCGCCCGGCAAGGTCGGCCGGCAGATGCAGACGTGGATTCGTTTCCCCGAGGGCTGGCGCGTCGTCGCCGCCCATGTCAGCATCATCGACGAGCCGAAAGAGACCTGA
- a CDS encoding AtzE family amidohydrolase — MTTKPEMTAADIASAVAGRKMPALDAIEAALARIKQHDGVLNSFTDVTADRARARARAVDADIAAGKTVGPLAGVPFAVKNLFDVEGLPTRAGSKINRDLAPAKRDATLIERMEAAGAVLVGALNMGEYAYDFTGENVHDGPSRNPHDTTRMTGGSSGGSGSAVGGALVPIALGSDTNGSIRVPSSFCGIFGLKPTYGRLSRARSFPFVASLDHLGPFARTAADLALAYDVMQGPDAEDSACTTRGLEPTLPLIANPISDLRIAIAGGHFQKNVFPEAVEAVSRVAKALGATQVVDVPEASRARAAAYVITTTEGASLHLDRLRKRPNDFDPAVRDRLIAGAMVPAPLVDRAQKFRRWYRAQLAEIFRSVDVLLAPATPCTAPKLGQVNFNLDGVELPVRANIGIHPQPISFIGLPVVAVPVPLQPLPIGVQIIAAPWREDIALRVAHTLEKMGVAAAPAPRGL, encoded by the coding sequence ATGACCACCAAGCCAGAGATGACGGCCGCCGACATCGCGAGCGCGGTCGCCGGCCGCAAAATGCCCGCGCTCGATGCCATTGAGGCTGCGCTCGCTCGGATCAAGCAGCACGACGGCGTCCTCAATTCCTTCACCGACGTCACCGCCGACCGTGCCCGTGCCAGGGCACGTGCCGTCGATGCCGACATCGCCGCCGGCAAGACCGTCGGCCCGCTCGCCGGCGTCCCCTTCGCGGTCAAGAACCTCTTCGACGTGGAGGGGCTGCCGACGCGCGCTGGCTCGAAGATCAATCGTGACCTCGCCCCCGCCAAACGCGATGCGACCTTGATCGAGCGGATGGAGGCGGCCGGCGCCGTGCTGGTTGGTGCGCTCAACATGGGCGAATACGCCTACGACTTCACCGGCGAGAACGTCCATGACGGCCCCTCGCGCAATCCGCATGATACGACGCGGATGACCGGCGGTTCTTCAGGCGGCTCCGGCAGCGCCGTCGGCGGCGCGCTGGTGCCGATCGCGCTCGGCTCGGACACCAACGGTTCGATCCGTGTGCCGTCCTCGTTCTGCGGCATCTTCGGTCTGAAGCCGACCTATGGCCGGCTGTCGCGCGCGCGCTCGTTCCCGTTCGTGGCGAGCCTCGATCATCTCGGTCCGTTCGCGCGCACGGCCGCCGATCTCGCGCTCGCCTACGATGTGATGCAGGGTCCGGACGCGGAGGACAGCGCCTGCACGACGCGCGGGCTAGAGCCGACGCTGCCGCTGATTGCCAATCCAATCTCGGATTTGCGTATCGCTATCGCCGGCGGCCATTTCCAGAAGAACGTGTTTCCGGAAGCCGTCGAAGCCGTCAGCCGCGTCGCCAAGGCGCTTGGCGCAACGCAGGTTGTCGACGTGCCGGAGGCCTCGCGCGCCCGCGCGGCGGCTTATGTCATCACCACCACCGAAGGCGCTTCCCTCCACCTCGATCGCCTGCGCAAACGTCCGAACGATTTCGATCCCGCCGTGCGCGACCGGCTGATCGCAGGCGCGATGGTGCCGGCGCCGCTGGTCGATCGCGCCCAGAAATTCCGCCGCTGGTATCGTGCGCAGCTCGCCGAGATCTTTAGGTCGGTCGATGTGCTGCTGGCGCCGGCGACGCCCTGTACGGCGCCGAAGCTCGGCCAGGTCAATTTCAATCTCGATGGCGTCGAGCTGCCGGTGCGCGCCAATATCGGCATCCACCCCCAGCCGATCTCCTTCATCGGCCTACCCGTCGTTGCGGTGCCGGTTCCGCTCCAGCCGCTGCCGATCGGCGTGCAGATCATCGCCGCGCCCTGGCGCGAGGACATCGCGCTCCGCGTCGCTCACACGTTGGAGAAGATGGGCGTGGCCGCCGCACCCGCGCCAAGAGGACTTTGA
- a CDS encoding DUF4089 domain-containing protein gives MAEPLDDYIDALSKALALPVEEAWRPGVRANLEVSLRLGRMVDEFALPDETEPAPIFTA, from the coding sequence ATGGCGGAGCCGCTGGACGACTATATCGACGCATTATCGAAAGCGCTGGCGCTGCCGGTGGAAGAGGCCTGGCGGCCCGGGGTGCGCGCCAACCTCGAAGTCTCGCTGCGGCTCGGCCGCATGGTCGACGAATTCGCGCTGCCGGACGAGACCGAGCCGGCGCCGATCTTCACCGCGTGA